A stretch of the Streptomyces ortus genome encodes the following:
- a CDS encoding FHA domain-containing protein, whose product MPTCPNGHQSGSDDWCEVCGHRMAGAVPPPPPPPPPAAGYGYPPPGPGGRPHLSAVPDPAPEPELCPQCRTPREGGAPFCEECRWNYLTNTATSYTPAAPRPPGPGPGGPGPGGPGGPGGPGAGPGGGNPALRFQQPPPGQSGPTHGGFDYQGSRPSQMNRPAEPIPPYGEDPAGFPGDPSRPVPPPPGPGGTSPGGPGGYGGPGPGGPGPGGPGGQGGQGGYGGPGGPNGPGGPGGPGGPAGPQGFQQPGQSGPPGQSGSPGRSGPPAYQQETAYPPETGRPQPPGGPSFGGGADDWVISPPSPGSPGGPPAPGGGYGYPQSGSTQSPGGYQQQPQQPQQSLSWSITIGPDREYFMAMMQRSGPEAAGLNLPAYSPEQQRPLSGNQITIGRRRHSTGDTPDIDLSVPPEDPGVSHQHAVLVQQPDSSWAVVDQNSTNGTTVNGAEDPIQPFVPVPLQDGDRVHVGAWTTITIRRG is encoded by the coding sequence ATGCCGACCTGCCCGAACGGACACCAGTCGGGTTCCGACGACTGGTGCGAGGTCTGCGGTCACCGCATGGCCGGTGCCGTACCCCCGCCCCCTCCGCCGCCGCCCCCGGCGGCCGGTTACGGCTATCCGCCGCCCGGCCCCGGCGGCAGGCCGCACCTCTCCGCGGTGCCCGACCCGGCGCCCGAGCCGGAGCTGTGCCCGCAGTGCCGTACTCCGCGCGAGGGCGGGGCGCCGTTCTGCGAGGAGTGCCGGTGGAACTACCTGACGAACACCGCGACCTCGTACACGCCTGCCGCGCCGCGTCCCCCGGGGCCCGGTCCCGGCGGTCCCGGCCCGGGTGGCCCGGGCGGCCCGGGTGGCCCGGGTGCGGGTCCCGGTGGGGGGAACCCCGCGCTCCGCTTCCAGCAGCCGCCTCCCGGGCAGTCGGGTCCGACCCACGGCGGCTTCGACTACCAGGGCTCCCGGCCCTCGCAGATGAACCGGCCCGCGGAGCCGATCCCGCCCTACGGCGAGGACCCCGCGGGCTTCCCCGGTGATCCGTCCCGACCGGTACCGCCGCCGCCCGGTCCCGGGGGTACGAGCCCCGGGGGTCCTGGCGGGTACGGCGGTCCCGGCCCCGGCGGACCCGGTCCCGGCGGACCCGGCGGCCAGGGCGGCCAGGGCGGGTACGGGGGTCCCGGAGGCCCCAACGGCCCCGGAGGTCCCGGCGGTCCCGGCGGTCCGGCAGGTCCTCAGGGGTTCCAGCAGCCGGGCCAGTCCGGTCCTCCCGGGCAGTCCGGTTCTCCCGGCCGGTCCGGTCCTCCCGCGTATCAGCAGGAGACCGCGTATCCGCCGGAGACAGGGCGTCCGCAGCCGCCCGGCGGTCCGTCCTTCGGGGGCGGCGCGGACGACTGGGTGATCTCACCGCCGTCGCCCGGCAGCCCCGGCGGCCCGCCCGCGCCCGGCGGCGGCTACGGCTACCCGCAGTCCGGCTCGACGCAGTCGCCCGGCGGGTACCAGCAGCAGCCGCAACAGCCCCAGCAGTCGTTGTCGTGGAGCATCACCATCGGGCCCGACCGTGAGTACTTCATGGCGATGATGCAGCGCTCGGGACCGGAGGCCGCGGGGCTGAACCTGCCCGCGTACTCACCGGAACAGCAGCGTCCGCTCAGCGGCAACCAGATCACGATCGGCCGCCGCCGCCACTCCACCGGCGACACCCCGGACATCGATCTGTCGGTGCCGCCGGAGGACCCGGGCGTCTCGCACCAGCACGCGGTGCTCGTGCAGCAGCCGGACAGCAGCTGGGCGGTCGTCGACCAGAACTCCACCAACGGCACCACGGTCAACGGCGCCGAGGACCCCATCCAGCCGTTCGTCCCCGTCCCGCTCCAGGACGGCGACCGGGTGCACGTCGGCGCCTGGACGACGATCACGATCCGGCGGGGCTAA
- a CDS encoding vWA domain-containing protein encodes MANFSKSNVPQFSVEVYQNEYLPEGGREVNAIVTVTSTGGGTVGSAVTAPHLYTPGQSPDAAVAIMVDCSGSMDYPPTKMRGARDATAAAIDALRDGVHFAVIGGTHVAKEVYPGNGELAVADPQTREQAKQSLRKLSAGGGTAIGTWLKLADRLLSSADVAIRHGIVLTDGRNEHESPEDLKAALDACAGRYTADARGVGTDWEVKEVTSIASALLGTADIVADPAGLSADFTQMMETAMGKEVADVALRLWTPVGTSIKFVKQVAPTVEPLTDRRTEAGPRAGDYPTGSWGDESRDYHVCVEVPEAGLGQEMLAARVSLVIPHGDGTAQTLGAQGLVRAVWTDDMTASTSINPQVAHYTGQAELAQVIQQGLDARKAGDADGATAKLGRAVQLASASGNADTAKLLAKVVDVVDAAAGTVRLKAKVAEADEMTLETRSTKTVRVKK; translated from the coding sequence ATGGCCAATTTCTCGAAGTCGAACGTGCCGCAGTTCTCGGTGGAGGTCTACCAGAACGAGTACCTGCCGGAGGGCGGTCGCGAGGTCAACGCGATCGTGACGGTGACCTCCACCGGCGGCGGCACGGTCGGGAGTGCCGTCACGGCACCCCATCTCTACACACCGGGCCAAAGCCCGGACGCGGCCGTGGCGATCATGGTCGACTGTTCCGGGTCCATGGACTACCCGCCGACCAAGATGCGCGGCGCCAGGGACGCGACGGCCGCCGCGATCGACGCCCTGCGGGACGGCGTGCACTTCGCGGTGATCGGCGGGACGCACGTGGCCAAGGAGGTCTACCCCGGCAACGGTGAACTGGCCGTCGCCGACCCGCAGACCCGCGAGCAGGCGAAGCAGTCGCTGCGCAAGCTCAGCGCGGGCGGCGGCACCGCGATCGGCACCTGGCTGAAGCTGGCCGACCGGCTGCTGTCCTCGGCGGACGTCGCCATCCGGCACGGCATCGTGCTCACCGACGGCCGCAACGAACACGAGTCACCCGAGGACCTCAAGGCCGCCCTGGACGCCTGCGCCGGCCGCTACACCGCCGACGCCCGGGGCGTCGGCACGGACTGGGAAGTGAAAGAAGTCACGTCCATCGCGTCCGCGCTGCTCGGCACCGCCGACATCGTGGCCGATCCGGCGGGCCTGTCCGCCGACTTCACGCAGATGATGGAGACGGCCATGGGCAAGGAGGTCGCGGACGTGGCGCTGCGGCTGTGGACCCCGGTCGGCACCTCCATCAAGTTCGTCAAGCAGGTCGCGCCGACGGTCGAGCCGCTCACCGACCGCCGCACGGAGGCGGGCCCGCGCGCCGGGGACTACCCCACGGGCTCCTGGGGCGACGAGTCCCGCGACTACCACGTGTGCGTGGAGGTGCCCGAGGCCGGCCTCGGGCAGGAGATGCTCGCCGCCCGGGTCTCCCTGGTGATCCCGCACGGCGACGGCACCGCCCAGACCCTGGGCGCGCAGGGGCTCGTACGGGCCGTGTGGACCGACGACATGACGGCGTCCACGTCGATCAATCCGCAGGTCGCGCACTACACGGGTCAGGCGGAACTGGCGCAAGTCATCCAACAGGGCCTGGATGCCCGTAAAGCGGGAGATGCCGACGGGGCGACGGCCAAACTGGGCCGCGCGGTTCAGCTCGCGAGTGCCTCCGGAAACGCGGATACGGCGAAACTGCTTGCGAAGGTGGTGGACGTGGTCGATGCCGCGGCGGGTACTGTGCGATTGAAGGCGAAGGTCGCGGAGGCCGACGAGATGACTCTCGAAACACGGTCCACAAAGACTGTTCGTGTAAAGAAGTAG